The stretch of DNA CAACGCTGACTTTGATGGAGACCAAATGGCGGTGCATGTGCCGCTCTCCCTAGAAGCTCAAGCGGAGGCTCGCTTACTGATGCTGGCTTCGAACAACATTCTGTCGCCGGCAACGGGGCGTCCGATTGTGACCCCTAGCCAAGATATGGTGTTGGGCTGCTACTATCTCACCGTGGACAACCCCAAGCAGCAACTGGGCAGTGGGCGTTACTTCTCTAGCATGGATGACGTGGTGATTGCCTATGAGCAAAAGCAGGTGTCTCTCCATGCCCATGTGTGGGTACGGTTTGATGGGCCGGTTGATAGCGGCGAAAAGGAAGGAGAACCCCTAGAGGAGTCTCGCACCGACGAAGGAATCACCACTCGGGTGTACAAATTCCGACGGGTGCGTGAGGATGCAGAGGGCAATATTATTTCTCAGTATGTTCGAACGACGCCGGGGCGCATCATTTACAACAAAACGATTCACGACGTTTTGATGACCTAGGGGCTGTCGTACAGGGTTTGGCGACGGAGCGATCGCCCATCACCTAGGGGCGATCGCATCAGATGCATTGTTTTGAGGGGCAAGGGAGAACCATGGCAGATCAACAACCAACTCAGCAGTTAGAGCAAAAGCCGGTTTTTTATAACCGCGTGATCGATAAGAAGCAGTTGCGGAATATTGTGTCTTGGGCCTTCACCCACTACGGTACGGCTCGCACAGCCCAGATGGCCGATGAACTGAAGGATCTGGGGTTTAAGTATGCGACCCGAGCTGGGGTATCGATTAGCGTCGATGATCTAGAAGTACCGCCCAGTAAGCGGCAACTGCTGGAGGCTGCGGAGGAAGAAATTCGCACCACCGAGTCTCGATACACCCGTGGTGAGATCACGGAAGTTGAGCGCTTCCAAAAGGTGATTGACACTTGGAACAGCACCAGTGAGGAGCTGAAGGATGAGGTGGTTCGCCACTTCCGTTCCCGAAATCCTCTCAACTCGGTCTATATGATGGCGTTCTCCGGAGCCCGGGGGAATATCTCTCAGGTGCGTCAGTTGGTGGGGATGCGCGGACTGATGGCGGATCCGCAAGGGCAGATTATTGACTTGCCGATTAAGACCAACTTCCGGGAAGGACTGACGGTAACGGAATATATCATTTCGTCCTACGGTGCCCGTAAGGGATTGGTAGATACCGCCCTGCGAACGGCTGACTCGGGTTACCTCACCCGTCGGTTGGTGGATGTGTCTCAGGATGTGATCATTCGGGAGCTAGACTGCGGTACGCAGCGCGGTATTCCAGCTCGCAGTATGACCGATGGGGAACGGGTGTTGATTCCCCTGAAGGATCGACTGCTGGGTCGGGTGATGGCAGAAGATGTGCTGCATCCTGAAACCGGTGAACTGATTCTGGCTCGCAACCAAGCTGTTTCCGATGAAATTGCCGAGTTGATTGGCGAGGCCAAGATTGAGCGGGTCGTGGTGCGATCGCCCCTTACCTGTGAAGCAACGCGTTCTGTCTGTCAGCATTGCTATGGCTGGAGCTTGGCTCATGCTGAAATGGTGGATCTCGGCGAGGCCGTTGGCATTATTGCGGCTCAGTCTATTGGTGAACCTGGTACCCAGCTCACCATGCGTACCTTCCACACCGGTGGGGTGTTCACTGGGGAAGTGGCTCAGCAAGTGCGGGCACCTTTCAATGGTGTGTTGCGCATCGACAAGAGCAAGAAATTCCGGGTTCGCTCCTTCCGCACCCGCCACGGTGATGACGCCATGATTGTGGAAAGCAACATGGATGTGGTGGTTGAACAGGGCGATCGCAAGAAGAAGCTAGCGGTGGCGGCAGGCTCCATTCTCTTTAAAGATGATGGCGACCCGGTGAAGGAAGGGCAGATTATTTCGGAAATGTCGGCCACTGGCCGCACGCGCCAGATTACGGAGAAGGCCACCAAGGATGTTGCCTCGGATCTCGCGGGTGAAGTTCGCTTTGCGGATTTGATTCCGGAAGAGAAGAAAGACCGGCAGGGCAACACGACGCGCATTGCCCAGCGGGGTGGCTTGATCTGGGTGCTGGCTGGGGAGGTCTATAACTTGCCCCCTGGTGCAGAGCCTGTGGTGAAAAATGGCGATCGCATTGGCCGCAGCGATATCCTTGCAGAAACCAAATTGGTGACCGAGCAAGGTGGGATTGTCCGTTTGCCCCAAGATCCTGCCGGTAAGAACAGTCGGGAGGTTGAAATTATTACCTCATCGGTCTTGCTGGATCAAGCCAGTGTGACCGTGGAGAGCTTCCAAGGACGGGAGCATTACGTAATTGAAACCAACAGCAACCAGCGTTTCTCCCTGATTGCTACGCCGGGAACCAAGGTCACCAATGGTCAAGTGGTGGCAGAATTGGTGGATACTCGCTACCGCACCCAAACCGGTGGGATTATCAAATACGCCGGTGTGGAAGTTGCTGCGAAGAAAGGAAAAGCTAAGCAGGGCTACGAGATCATCAAAGGTGGTGTGCTGCTTTGGATTCCTGAAGAAGCCCACGAGGTGAATAAAGACATCTCCCTGCTGTTGGTGGAAGACGGGCAATATGTTGAAGCGGGCACAGAAGTGGTGAAAGACATCTTCTGTCAAAGCAATGGGGTGGTGGAAGTTACTCAGAAGAATGACATTCTGCGGGAAATTGTCATCAAGCCAGGAGACTTGCACCTGGCCGACAACCCCGAAGAGGTGATGACTAAAGATGGTTCTCTAGCTCAGCCGGGGCAAGAAATTGTACCGGGTCTGTCGGTGGATGAGTTGCGCTACATCGAGTATGTAGAAACTCCAGAAGGAGCTGCTCTCTTGCTGCGTCCTGTGACAGAATTTACGGTGCCAGATGAGCCGTCTGTCCCCAGTCAAGAGTCGATCAACGAAGATTCTGGACAGTCTATTCGCCTCCGAGCTATTCAGCGTATTCCCTACAAAGATGGCGATCGCGTCAAGTCTGTCGAAGGGGTAGAGTTGCTGCGCACGCAGTTAGTGCTAGAAATTGACCAAGACGCTTCCCAACTGGCTGCAGATATTGAATTGGTGCCGGATGAAACCGATCCAGACACCATGCGCCTGCAGTTGGTCATTTTGGAATCCTTGGTGATCCGTCGAGATATCGTTGCAGACCAGACCCAAGGCAATACCCAGACTCGCATTTTGGTGCAGGATGGCGATCAAATTGCTCCTGGTGCTGTCGTAGCCCGCACGGAAATCCAGTGTAAGGACGGCGGTGAAATTCGCGGGATTCGCCAAGGCGTGGAAGCGATTCGCCGTATTTTGGTGGTTCGTCAAGATGATCTCTTTACCGTGGATACGCAAGGACAGTCGCCTCGGGTTAAGGTGGGTGATCTGCTGGTCTCCGGTGCCGAGATTGCCGAGGGCGTCATTCTAGAAGAATCGGGACAGGTCATTGAAACCCGTGATGCAGAGATTGTCTTGCGCATTGCTCGACCCTATCGCGTCTCATCAGGTGCGGTACTCCATATTGATGATGGAGACTTGGTACAGCGGGGAGACAACCTGGTGATTCTGGTGTTTGAGCGCACCAAAACCGGAGACATCATTCAAGGGCTACCTCGGATTGAGGAATTGCTGGAAGCCAGAAAGCCCAAGGAAGCCTGCGTTCTAGCTAATCGTCCTGGCACTGCTCAGGTGATCTATAGCGATGATGACGTGGGTGAAGTGAAAGTCATCGAAGATGACGGGGTGATTGCGGAATATCCCATTCGTCCTGGACAAAACGTGTTGGTGGTGGATGGACAGCGCGTGGCGGCAGCAGAACCGCTGACCGATGGGCCTGCCAATCCCCATGAGATCCTGGAAGTCTTCTTCCGTCTCCACCGCGAATCCAGCAGCACCCACGAAGCTGCCATGATCAGCCTAGAGCGGGTACAAACGTTCTTGGTGAATGAAGTGCAGTCTGTTTACCAATCTCAAGGGATTGATATTTCAGACAAACACATTGAAGTGATCGTGCGTCAGATGACCTCCAAGGCGCGGATTGACGATGGGGGTGATACCACCATGCTGCCCGGTGAATTGGTAGAAATCTACCAGATCGAGCAGGTGAATAGCGCCATGGCAATTACGGGTGGGGCTCCGGCTGACTACACCCCTGTATTGCTAGGGATTACGAAAGCCTCGTTGAATACTGACAGCTTCATCTCAGCGGCAAGTTTCCAAGAGACAACAAGGGTGCTCACAGAAGCTGCCATTGAAGGCAAGTCTGACTGGCTACGGGGGCTGAAGGAGAACGTGATTATTGGTCGTCTGATTCCAGCGGGGACGGGCTTCAATGCTTACGAGGATATGCCAGGGGTGGAACCTGATCCTAGCCAAGAGCCCAGCGTCTTTGACGAAAGCCTGGATCTGCAGGATGTGGTGCTAGACGATCGCACAGCTCGCACCTATGAGCTGGAGGGTGGTCTAGATGTTTTCCCGGCAGATATTGCTCGTAATCGAGGACAGTTTCCTTCCAATCGCCCCAACTACAACCTTGGCGGTGATTTCCAAGATGATGACTATTCTCAAGTCATTGATGATAATTCCCAAGTCATAGATGATGGCACCAGCGTCGATGACAACTCCCAAGTCATGGATGATGGCGACAGCGTGGATTCTGAGCCCACGATGAATATCGGCCCAATCATGGATGATGAGCCGGTCATGGATGTTAAGCCCGCCATGGATCTCGATGTAGACGACGACATGTAACCCGTTCTTGGTTAACCCGCGTCCTTCCTAATTTCATGGCTTTGGACGCGATCGCCGTTAGTCCCTTCGATATACGCATGTAGTCGGAGGGACTTTTCCATGGATAGGCAGGGGAGCGATCGCCTCCCTGTGGACTCTGGATGCTGAATAAACAGCTATGGACTAAGCCATGGCCTAGATGAATAGTTCAAGGCGTAGACCGTTGCACCTAGGGTTTCTCGATGTTCCCCATAGAAGGATGCCAAGGTCTGCCAGGCTGAGGATTGGTCAAGCAGTTGAGATCTCAAGCTACCCTAGAAGTAACGATTAGTTGGCATTACTTCGCCGCTAGCCTTGTATGTCCGTCTTTCTATATGCCGCTGCATCCCTATGACAACGTCTGAGTCTGCTTCACCGCAACTGCCTCAATCGTCCCATCATCACGCATCAGAGCCTGGCAGTGCCCATGCAGCCCATCCCCACGTTCATGATGAGGAATCCCTGCGCCGCATTATCAATCGGCTTTCCCGTGTCGAAGGACATATCCGTGGCATCAAGATGATGGTGCAGGAGGGGCGGCCCTGTCCGGATGTGCTGGTGCAAATTGCCGCCATTCGTGGGGCTTTAGACCGCGTGGCACGCATTATTCTGGATGAGCACCTCACCGAATGTGTGGGGCGAGCCGCTCGCGAAGGAAATATTGATATTGAGATTGAAGAACTCAAGGCAGCCCTCGATCGCTTTCTGCCCTGAAGCGTGAGTTCGCCGGAAATCTTCGGCCTTTGCATCCATCCTGATCGGGTTGAAAGATGGGAGATCGGCCGAACCGGGTTGCGAACGGTGTCGATACGGTGTCGATCGCTGTCTACCATCTAGGCAGGGGGTTCTGGAGCCCTAATGGCATTGAACTCACCTGCCCTCAAGGCGATCGAGGGCTGCAATGGATGTTGAAATGTTGCTGATTCATAAGATAAACAAATATATCTTGTTCTATGCCTCGTATTGTTCTAGTCCATCCCCAAATTCCACCCAACACAGGCAACATTGCCCGCACCTGTGCGGCAACCGAGACGGAGCTGCATCTTGTCGGGCCCCTCGGATTTGAGATTAGCGATCGCCAGCTTAAGCGAGCTGGGTTGGACTATTGGCCCTATGTCAACGTGACCTACCACGAGTCCCTAGAACAATTTCAGCAGTATCACCAGCAGCAAGGTGGACGTTGGGTCGGCTTTAGCGTGTCGGGCTCTGTAAGCTATGCCCGCTTTCAATTTGCGGCGGATGATTGGCTGCTGTTTGGCTGTGAAACCGCGGGTTTGCCATCGGATGTGCTGGATGCCTGTGACGCTAGGGTGCATATTCCGATGTCGCAACCCCATGTGCGTAGCCTCAACCTGTCGGTGAGCGTGGCGATTGGATTATTTGAAGCTCGTCGGCAACTTGATTTGCTCCACGCAAAGCCCCATGTCCGACTATAAGATGGTTGGATGGCGATCGCTGTAAGGCTTTGTAGAAAAGCACTAGAGCCCTACATTTAAATTTATTCATAGACCGAGGCCCTGAGAACCTCCGGACAAGACGGTTGCATCGTGAAAAGGTCACTAGGTTTTAAGCGCCTAGGGTTGAAGGTGATCAGGCACGATCGCAGGCGCGTCACGTTCAACCTCAGGGACGAGGATCAGGGCGTATCAAACTCAAATCCTGATGTTGGAAACGTCAGGCTGGGTTTTTGATGGGGCCAGCAGGGCTCTCAGACCCAACAGCAGGCGATCGCGTTTTGCTAAATGGGTCTTAGATCTTGTCCGTTGCCTAGACTACATTCAAAGATCTTTTGCGATAAGAAATCTCTATATTGCACTCGATTTGAGGCAGCAGATCAAGATTAAATGCGCCTTGGGGCATTTTATGATCAACCAATCCCACATTTAAATTCGATAGCATCTAGGATTTTTAGGGTATGTTAAAGCAATCAACAGATCTATTCCTTATGGATGAGGATTAAGCTCATAAGCTACTCTGTTCTGTTGCCCAAACCCTGCATTCAGTCTAATGACTTAAGTCATCGTTGTGAATGAACTTTCTTAAGGTCTCTAGCGCCTAATCCCTAGAACAAAAATTAGTGAACTAGCTGTAGAACCACCGATATACAAGGGCTTGAGTCGCTTGATTCATGCACTCAGTCGTGGTTTATCGTTGTCATTCCAAACCCAATGGATGTTTGGCTTTATGGGGTGTGTAGTGGATCCGTGCAGAAAAACGATGAATGATGTGTTGGCAAAAACGCCACATAATCATGCCTAAAATTGCAGAAAGTGTCTCACAGAGAGCATTCACGCGACTTCTTTTTGCAGCTATCGTTACCATTTCCCACGGTTCTATCGACTCAGGTTTTCTGATGCATTAGTTTTACTTAAGCCTACACAGCCTTGAATTTTTGTTGGACTAGTGTAAGCTTGTCTAAGCCATAGAAGCAAGGTAATCTTACCTAGGCATGTAGTTTGATTGGTGACCCTGCTCTCATTCTCAGTGTGATCCAAGTCATAGAAGGGCTAGATTGCATCGGCTGAGTCACTCAAAGACAGTTGAACGCTGGTCATTAGGAGGTCGTTCTTTGAAACGAGCATTTCCGCAGAAGGTTAAGCCTCTGCCTAGTTCGCTTTCCGTTGATATTAATGCGATCGGGCAGAATCAAAAGGCTTCTGTCAGCGGTAGCCGTAGGTCTCGCACCTCTGCCGCGATGCTAGGGCTAGCACTCTCCATGGGTGCGTCCAGTATTTTATTACCCCGCCATGGAGATGAAGCAGCGGCGGCTGAACCCAAGCCGGCGGAATCAACCACCGCAGCCGCTTCCCCATCATCCCAGGACATGAAGTCCAACGCTGGGGCAGACGAAGCTAATCGTTCCGTTTTTCGTGCTGATGAGATATTTGCAGAGCACGTTGTCCGGGAAGGGCAAACACTCTGGCAAATTTCGAGCTTGTATCAGGTAGACCTCAGTCTGATCACAGCGGCTAATGGGCTAACTCCCAACGCAACGCTGTATGTCGGGCAAGTTGTGCGCGTTCCGGGCGTGGAAGTAGCGATCGCTGCTCCTAGCACCATTGGATTGAGCGAGTCATCTCGCTTGAGCCAAGCGTCATCTATCCCGGTCGTTCCCCCTGCTGTTCGGGTATCCAGTCAGTTTAATGATGCCAGTGAACAGGATCGTCAATTGAAGGCTGAGCAAGACGAGGCGCTTCGCTTGCTTCAACAAAAGCGAGAGCAGCTCCGCACCAGCCTGGAAAGCCTATCCAGCCTTCCAGCTCCCGAGAGAACCTCTGTCACAGCCGGAGAGCAGCTTCCAGACCTAGTAGCAACGGCCCCTGGAACCTTGCCCCGCTCGCAGACGTTTGGGATTAACGATATTAAGTTAGACGCTCCCTCTGAGGTGAGCCAAGAGAGCAAATTAGATGAGCAACTGCCCGTCTCGATCGCCTCTTTGCCATCAGGTCAGACTGATCTGACAGACTCCCTCGATCTAGGGCTGACGAATCCAGAACCTAGTACGGCGATTTCTTTCAACTCTGGGCCGATGATTCCTACGTCAAACGGTCAAGCGTCTGACGTCATCATGCCTAACATGAATGTCACCCATGAAGTGGCCCCCGGCGACACCATTGCCAGCCTTGCAAGGGCTTACAATGTTACGCCAGACACGCTGGTCACGGAAAATCGCATTGCCAATCCAAACTTTATTTTGGTTGGGCAAGTTCTAACTATTCCAACCCCTTCTTCCTCCTCGGTGACGTTGAGCGAAGAGCCTGTCTCCTTGATTGCAGCGGCTCCGACAACACCGGTGTTTTCCAACCCATCGACCTCAAGCCGTTCTTTGTCGGTGAGCGACGAGTTCCAGCTTGACTTGGGTCAGCCTCAACGTTCATCGAGCGATTCCCTGCAGCTAGACCTACCTGCAGCCTTGCCAGGAGCAGAGGCACTCATCGTAGCGGATGAACAGGCTGAAACGATCGCTGCTGTTCCTAGTGAAACGGAAATGGCTTCCCAGCCTATGGAATTTTCGATTCCGCCCACAGCACAGTCTCCGTCCTATTTGGATCAACTGTTGAGTGACGTGGTTTCGTTGCGAGAGCAGTCCCTTGGTGGACAGAACAGCACCACCGTTGCAACACCCTCAATCCAGACCGAGGATGTGGCGTCAGAACCGGCTGAGTCAGATGAGTTAACCCTCGCTGCTCGCTCGGTAAACCTGAGTTCGCCTGAGTTTCAGCTTGAACCCGTGACGACCGAACAACGTCCTCGGGTGCCGGAAGACGCTGAAGTATCTGATTCTGATTCTACTCCTGAACCAGATTTGGTGGCTGTGGCACCTCTAGGTGCTGAGAACTATAGCCCGTTGATCGAACCTATCACGGGACGGATGGTTTCTCCTGAACTGCCTCCTTTGTCTAGTTCAGATCGTTTCCTGCCTAGCGGAACGGAAGTCTTCAACGGCTATATTTGGCCATCTACCGGAGTGCTGACCTCTGGTTATGGCTATCGTTGGGGACGGATGCACCAGGGAATTGACATTGGCGCTCCCGTTGGCACCCCGATCGTGGCTGCTGCGCCTGGTGTTGTAGAATTCTCCGGTTGGAACTCGGGTGGCTATGGCAACATGGTGGAAATCCGTCATGCCGATGGCAGTATGACCCGCTATGCCCACAATAATCGCAACCTAGTTCAGTCTGGGCAGAGCGTGGAGCAAGGGCAGCAAATTGCGGAAATGGGCAGCACGGGCTATAGCACCGGCCCCCACCTCCACTTTGAGGTTCACCTACCTAGCGAAGGAACGGTTAACCCCATGGCATACCTATCTGGTCAATAGGTCATAGATACCATAGCTCTCCCATCATTCTCGTTCTTGACTGGACGAGCATAGCGACAGGAGAGATATAACTAAACCGCTCAGCCTTGATCAAGGCTGGGCGGTTTTATGTAGGGCTGATGCTTGGGGTGGCTCGATGATTAGGAGGGAGCTTGTCCGGCATGGTAGGAACTGCGCACGAGGGGCCCAGATCGGACATGGGAAAAACCTAGATCACGGGCGATCGCTCCCAATCGATCAAACTCTTCCGGCGGCCAATAATGTTGCACGGGCAGATGGGCGAGGGAGGGCCGCAGATATTGCCCAAGGGTGAGGCGATCGCATCCAACCTCTCGCAAATCGTGCAAGGCTTCAATAATTTCTGCTTCGGTTTCCCCTAGCCCTAACATTAGCCCTGACTTGGTGGGCATCGTGGCATCCATGGCTTTGACCTGGGCCAAGACCCGCAGCGATCGCTCATAGTTGGCCCCTCGCCGCACGGGGCCCTGTAAGCGCCGCACCGTTTCTAGATTATGGTTGTAGCAAGCTGGCTGAGCTTGGACAACGGTGGCAATGCGTTGCTGTTGGGCATCAGCTCCCCCTGTCCCGCCCCAAAAATCAGGTGTCAACACTTCAATCTGGGTTTTGGGATTGAGGTGGCGCACGGCGGCCATGGTTTGGGCAAACCAACCTGCACCTTGATCGGGTAGGTCATCCCGCGCGACGGAGGTGAGCACCACATACTGTAAGCCCAAAAGCTGCACAGACTCGGCTACTTTTTGAGGCTCTTGGGGATCGAGGGGCATGGGGGCATGACCCTTATCGACTTGACAAAAGCTACAGGCGCGGGTGCAGGTGGGGCCCATTAATAAAAAGGTGGCGGTGCCCTGGGCGTAGCATTCGCCTCGATTCGGACAGCGCCCTTCTTCACAAATGGTGTGGATGCCGCGCTGTTTAATGATGCGCTGCACGGTGGATAGTTCGCTAGCCCGACCCAGGGGCGATCGCAGCCAGGCTGGCATGGGAGTAAGCGGCGGAGAGGCAGGCTTTGAATTCATTCCAGTCGGATCTGTAGGGTGCCTACATTTTATCGAGGAATGCTGGAGTTTGCTTGGG from Leptolyngbya sp. CCY15150 encodes:
- a CDS encoding peptidoglycan DD-metalloendopeptidase family protein, producing MKRAFPQKVKPLPSSLSVDINAIGQNQKASVSGSRRSRTSAAMLGLALSMGASSILLPRHGDEAAAAEPKPAESTTAAASPSSQDMKSNAGADEANRSVFRADEIFAEHVVREGQTLWQISSLYQVDLSLITAANGLTPNATLYVGQVVRVPGVEVAIAAPSTIGLSESSRLSQASSIPVVPPAVRVSSQFNDASEQDRQLKAEQDEALRLLQQKREQLRTSLESLSSLPAPERTSVTAGEQLPDLVATAPGTLPRSQTFGINDIKLDAPSEVSQESKLDEQLPVSIASLPSGQTDLTDSLDLGLTNPEPSTAISFNSGPMIPTSNGQASDVIMPNMNVTHEVAPGDTIASLARAYNVTPDTLVTENRIANPNFILVGQVLTIPTPSSSSVTLSEEPVSLIAAAPTTPVFSNPSTSSRSLSVSDEFQLDLGQPQRSSSDSLQLDLPAALPGAEALIVADEQAETIAAVPSETEMASQPMEFSIPPTAQSPSYLDQLLSDVVSLREQSLGGQNSTTVATPSIQTEDVASEPAESDELTLAARSVNLSSPEFQLEPVTTEQRPRVPEDAEVSDSDSTPEPDLVAVAPLGAENYSPLIEPITGRMVSPELPPLSSSDRFLPSGTEVFNGYIWPSTGVLTSGYGYRWGRMHQGIDIGAPVGTPIVAAAPGVVEFSGWNSGGYGNMVEIRHADGSMTRYAHNNRNLVQSGQSVEQGQQIAEMGSTGYSTGPHLHFEVHLPSEGTVNPMAYLSGQ
- the lipA gene encoding lipoyl synthase, translating into MNSKPASPPLTPMPAWLRSPLGRASELSTVQRIIKQRGIHTICEEGRCPNRGECYAQGTATFLLMGPTCTRACSFCQVDKGHAPMPLDPQEPQKVAESVQLLGLQYVVLTSVARDDLPDQGAGWFAQTMAAVRHLNPKTQIEVLTPDFWGGTGGADAQQQRIATVVQAQPACYNHNLETVRRLQGPVRRGANYERSLRVLAQVKAMDATMPTKSGLMLGLGETEAEIIEALHDLREVGCDRLTLGQYLRPSLAHLPVQHYWPPEEFDRLGAIARDLGFSHVRSGPLVRSSYHAGQAPS
- a CDS encoding metal-sensitive transcriptional regulator, with product MTTSESASPQLPQSSHHHASEPGSAHAAHPHVHDEESLRRIINRLSRVEGHIRGIKMMVQEGRPCPDVLVQIAAIRGALDRVARIILDEHLTECVGRAAREGNIDIEIEELKAALDRFLP
- a CDS encoding tRNA (cytidine(34)-2'-O)-methyltransferase, producing MPRIVLVHPQIPPNTGNIARTCAATETELHLVGPLGFEISDRQLKRAGLDYWPYVNVTYHESLEQFQQYHQQQGGRWVGFSVSGSVSYARFQFAADDWLLFGCETAGLPSDVLDACDARVHIPMSQPHVRSLNLSVSVAIGLFEARRQLDLLHAKPHVRL
- a CDS encoding DNA-directed RNA polymerase subunit beta', which gives rise to MADQQPTQQLEQKPVFYNRVIDKKQLRNIVSWAFTHYGTARTAQMADELKDLGFKYATRAGVSISVDDLEVPPSKRQLLEAAEEEIRTTESRYTRGEITEVERFQKVIDTWNSTSEELKDEVVRHFRSRNPLNSVYMMAFSGARGNISQVRQLVGMRGLMADPQGQIIDLPIKTNFREGLTVTEYIISSYGARKGLVDTALRTADSGYLTRRLVDVSQDVIIRELDCGTQRGIPARSMTDGERVLIPLKDRLLGRVMAEDVLHPETGELILARNQAVSDEIAELIGEAKIERVVVRSPLTCEATRSVCQHCYGWSLAHAEMVDLGEAVGIIAAQSIGEPGTQLTMRTFHTGGVFTGEVAQQVRAPFNGVLRIDKSKKFRVRSFRTRHGDDAMIVESNMDVVVEQGDRKKKLAVAAGSILFKDDGDPVKEGQIISEMSATGRTRQITEKATKDVASDLAGEVRFADLIPEEKKDRQGNTTRIAQRGGLIWVLAGEVYNLPPGAEPVVKNGDRIGRSDILAETKLVTEQGGIVRLPQDPAGKNSREVEIITSSVLLDQASVTVESFQGREHYVIETNSNQRFSLIATPGTKVTNGQVVAELVDTRYRTQTGGIIKYAGVEVAAKKGKAKQGYEIIKGGVLLWIPEEAHEVNKDISLLLVEDGQYVEAGTEVVKDIFCQSNGVVEVTQKNDILREIVIKPGDLHLADNPEEVMTKDGSLAQPGQEIVPGLSVDELRYIEYVETPEGAALLLRPVTEFTVPDEPSVPSQESINEDSGQSIRLRAIQRIPYKDGDRVKSVEGVELLRTQLVLEIDQDASQLAADIELVPDETDPDTMRLQLVILESLVIRRDIVADQTQGNTQTRILVQDGDQIAPGAVVARTEIQCKDGGEIRGIRQGVEAIRRILVVRQDDLFTVDTQGQSPRVKVGDLLVSGAEIAEGVILEESGQVIETRDAEIVLRIARPYRVSSGAVLHIDDGDLVQRGDNLVILVFERTKTGDIIQGLPRIEELLEARKPKEACVLANRPGTAQVIYSDDDVGEVKVIEDDGVIAEYPIRPGQNVLVVDGQRVAAAEPLTDGPANPHEILEVFFRLHRESSSTHEAAMISLERVQTFLVNEVQSVYQSQGIDISDKHIEVIVRQMTSKARIDDGGDTTMLPGELVEIYQIEQVNSAMAITGGAPADYTPVLLGITKASLNTDSFISAASFQETTRVLTEAAIEGKSDWLRGLKENVIIGRLIPAGTGFNAYEDMPGVEPDPSQEPSVFDESLDLQDVVLDDRTARTYELEGGLDVFPADIARNRGQFPSNRPNYNLGGDFQDDDYSQVIDDNSQVIDDGTSVDDNSQVMDDGDSVDSEPTMNIGPIMDDEPVMDVKPAMDLDVDDDM